One window from the genome of Ancylothrix sp. D3o encodes:
- the rplA gene encoding 50S ribosomal protein L1: protein MAKKVSRRLKELLRKVEERPYAPLEAINLLKETATAKFVETAEAHIRLGIDPKYTDQQLRTTVALPKGTGQTVRVAVIARGEKVQEAERGGADIVGSEELIDEIQKGRMDFDKLIATPDVMPQVAKLGKLLGPRGLMPSPKGGTVTFDLASAISEFKAGKLEFRADRTGIVHVLFGKANFTAEDLLVNLKALQETIDRNRPSGAKGRYWRTFYISATQGPAIQVDISALRDLKLNEAA from the coding sequence ATGGCAAAAAAAGTATCCAGACGTTTAAAAGAACTTCTCCGAAAAGTAGAAGAACGACCCTACGCACCCCTCGAAGCAATTAACTTGCTCAAGGAAACCGCAACAGCTAAATTTGTTGAAACAGCAGAAGCTCATATTCGCTTAGGCATCGACCCCAAATATACAGACCAACAACTGCGGACAACCGTCGCCCTACCAAAAGGCACCGGCCAAACCGTCCGAGTCGCCGTCATCGCACGCGGTGAAAAAGTCCAAGAAGCAGAACGCGGTGGTGCAGATATCGTCGGTTCAGAAGAACTGATCGACGAAATTCAAAAAGGCCGCATGGACTTTGACAAACTTATAGCTACCCCCGATGTCATGCCCCAAGTTGCAAAACTTGGTAAACTGCTTGGCCCTCGTGGTTTAATGCCATCCCCCAAAGGCGGTACAGTTACCTTTGACTTGGCAAGCGCCATTTCCGAATTTAAAGCCGGTAAACTCGAATTCCGTGCAGACCGTACCGGCATCGTTCACGTCCTCTTCGGCAAAGCAAACTTCACCGCTGAAGACCTCCTCGTGAACCTCAAAGCCTTACAAGAAACTATCGACCGCAACCGGCCCTCTGGAGCAAAAGGTCGCTACTGGCGCACCTTCTACATCAGCGCCACCCAAGGGCCAGCCATCCAAGTCGATATCAGCGCCCTTCGTGACCTCAAACTCAACGAAGCAGCCTAA
- the rplL gene encoding 50S ribosomal protein L7/L12 — protein MSATTDEILEKLKSLTLLEAADLVKQIEEAFGVSAAAPAGGMMMMAAPTAAAAEPVEEKTEFDVILEEVPADKKIAVLKVVRTLTGLGLKEAKDLVESTPKPVKEAIAKDAAEDAKKQLEESGAKVSIK, from the coding sequence ATGTCTGCAACCACCGATGAAATTTTAGAGAAGCTTAAGTCTTTGACCTTGTTGGAAGCTGCCGACTTGGTTAAGCAAATTGAAGAAGCTTTTGGCGTCAGCGCTGCTGCTCCCGCCGGCGGTATGATGATGATGGCTGCTCCTACTGCTGCTGCTGCTGAGCCGGTTGAAGAAAAAACCGAATTCGACGTTATCCTCGAAGAAGTCCCCGCCGACAAGAAAATTGCAGTTCTCAAAGTTGTGCGGACTCTCACCGGCCTTGGTTTGAAAGAAGCAAAAGACTTGGTAGAATCAACTCCCAAGCCGGTCAAAGAAGCTATTGCCAAAGACGCAGCCGAAGATGCCAAGAAGCAGCTTGAAGAATCTGGCGCTAAAGTAAGCATCAAGTAA
- the rplJ gene encoding 50S ribosomal protein L10, with amino-acid sequence MGRTRAGKGEIIADLKHTLSEAQIVVVIDYKGLTVGEITDLRRRLRPTGTVCKVTKNTLMSIAIQGDSKWEAMEGILNGSSAFLVVKEDIGGAIKAYQEFQKVSKKTELRGGVMEGRLLSEADIKAIGDLPSKEQLIAQIAGAINGVATKLAVAINEVPASLARAIQAVSEKDKEAA; translated from the coding sequence GTGGGTAGAACGCGCGCAGGTAAAGGCGAAATTATCGCCGACCTCAAACACACTTTAAGTGAGGCGCAAATCGTCGTCGTTATCGATTACAAAGGGCTGACAGTCGGAGAAATTACCGACCTCCGCAGACGACTCCGCCCCACCGGCACCGTTTGCAAAGTCACCAAAAACACCCTAATGAGCATCGCCATCCAAGGCGACTCTAAATGGGAAGCAATGGAAGGCATCTTAAATGGTTCTTCCGCCTTCTTGGTGGTTAAAGAAGATATTGGTGGCGCTATTAAAGCCTATCAAGAATTCCAAAAAGTCAGCAAGAAAACAGAATTGCGCGGTGGTGTAATGGAAGGCCGGCTCTTAAGTGAAGCCGACATCAAAGCCATCGGAGACTTGCCCTCCAAAGAACAGCTTATTGCTCAAATTGCCGGCGCTATCAATGGCGTTGCAACCAAGCTCGCAGTCGCAATCAACGAAGTTCCAGCCTCGCTGGCTCGTGCGATTCAAGCTGTCTCCGAAAAAGACAAAGAAGCTGCCTAA